The Vitis riparia cultivar Riparia Gloire de Montpellier isolate 1030 unplaced genomic scaffold, EGFV_Vit.rip_1.0 scaffold567_pilon_pilon, whole genome shotgun sequence genome contains the following window.
ataaaaaaaaaagtagaaaaaaatgatgaaacaaCCTATCTTTCTAATTTTAAGTGAAAATTGAAGCTATTCATaaggtgtttaataaaattgaagattaaaaattaagtgCTAAACTTTAATGCTGAGTTACAAATGTTGGAAAGTTACAAGTGgcaaatgaataaaagtgaaaaatgattGGCATGAATTTAAGAGttctattttacaaatttattattttattcttcatttttggctctaatattttttaatgtttagttGTTTTCAGTTTGATCTTTTTACAGAGAACAGGCGCGAGAGCAATGCAGATATTCCCAGAAAGTGTGCGGAAACTTTGGAATGAATGGGAGCTACGCTTCATGGTTCTACTCAGCCTTTTCCTACAAATCGTCCTAATCATCTTTAGCAATCGACGAAAGTACACAGTCACACCTTGGATCAGAACCCTGATTTGGTCGGCCTACTTGTCCGCAGACTGGGTGGCGACAGTATCCCTCGGTACCCTCTCAAACAGCCAAGGAGATTCGGAAGGGAAACTTCTGGATCCAAACTATACCCTCATGGCATTTTGGGCGCCATTCCTTCTCTTGCACCTTGGTGGTCCGGACACTATCACGGCTTACTCCTTAGAAGATAATGAGTTGTGGTCAAGGCACCTGCTTGGACTAGTTGTCCAAGTTGGAGTGGCTTTCTACGTGTTTCTGAGGTCATGGGCAGGAACTCCACTCACATTTCtatccattccaatgtttgtgGCTGGAATTATCAAGTACGGAGAGAGGACCTGCGTTCTGAGGTCTGCAAGCAAGAATCACTTTAGAGATTCTTTGCTTCCAGTTCCTGATCCTGGACCTGATTATGTTGAGTTCATGAAGGAATATAGGGAGGGCAAACTGGAGGTTGCTAAAATGAGCAAAGAATACATCGTTCAAAAGCCACTTCAATCTACCGTTGGTGATGACATTACTGTTCCTAGTAGAAAATATATTGACAAAGCTTACTTCTTATTCAAGAACCAATTCAAGCATCTATATGCAGACCTCATCCTTAGCTTGGATAACGAAAAAACCAGTGAGGGCATCATCAGGTACATGTCATCCGAAGACGCCTTCAAAGTGGTGGAGATGGAGCTCAATTTTATGTATGATGTGCTATACACCAAGGCAACAGTGATTTATTCTCTACTTGGCATTCTGCTCCGTTCCACCAGCTTCTCCTTCACTATTTCTACTTTAGCGTCCTTCCACTTCTTCATCGATAAGCACGAGTTCTCAAACATTGACATCGACATTACTTACTTATTACTCATTGGAGCTATTTTTCTAGAGGTTTATGCCCTCACTAAGCTGATTTTGTCCGACTGGAGCATTGTCTGGTTGAGCAGCAAGATGAACTCCCTGGCTGATTCCATTTACCGAGCCATTACCTCTTTTAGATCAGTTATAACCAGTGACAAGAGATGGTCTAGACGCATGGCACAGAACAATTTAATTGATTCTTGCCTCAGAGACAAAACCAAGTTCAATCAGGTTCCCAGGTTCCTTGACATGAACAATTTCTTAGAGAGTTA
Protein-coding sequences here:
- the LOC117910061 gene encoding uncharacterized protein LOC117910061; the protein is MQIFPESVRKLWNEWELRFMVLLSLFLQIVLIIFSNRRKYTVTPWIRTLIWSAYLSADWVATVSLGTLSNSQGDSEGKLLDPNYTLMAFWAPFLLLHLGGPDTITAYSLEDNELWSRHLLGLVVQVGVAFYVFLRSWAGTPLTFLSIPMFVAGIIKYGERTCVLRSASKNHFRDSLLPVPDPGPDYVEFMKEYREGKLEVAKMSKEYIVQKPLQSTVGDDITVPSRKYIDKAYFLFKNQFKHLYADLILSLDNEKTSEGIIRYMSSEDAFKVVEMELNFMYDVLYTKATVIYSLLGILLRSTSFSFTISTLASFHFFIDKHEFSNIDIDITYLLLIGAIFLEVYALTKLILSDWSIVWLSSKMNSLADSIYRAITSFRSVITSDKRWSRRMAQNNLIDSCLRDKTKFNQVPRFLDMNNFLESYWYMTWKKVDDMKEPIFSLLLEMTNDVRDLRSLLKHRGDYVITKWGVIRTLGWSIVDVEFDHSILLWHIATDLCSYSDDDPNPKSRCKISKCLSEYMLYLLAMCPFMLPKGIGEFRFRDTCSETKRFFQQRSESISNRNEACRLLLEVDTEVEPKEVKGDKSKSVLFEACRLAKELKSLYMEMGEKWKMVSEVWVEMLCYAASHCGWIQHGQQLRRGGELLTHVCLLMSHLGLSEQFQILEGETLWTPPPMSVPLRPLRPLELPLPPTPGTFGTLSPRPPLPQPPISLGV